A genomic segment from Pangasianodon hypophthalmus isolate fPanHyp1 chromosome 25, fPanHyp1.pri, whole genome shotgun sequence encodes:
- the si:dkey-148a17.6 gene encoding leukotriene B4 receptor 1, with protein MNVTGVKVLEQEEKMEVDPGIVGACVIMAVCFVVGTPGNLLVVWTIMKHVKQRSHTVLLIMHLAVADLLVVFTLPLWIYSLAWSWVFSEVVCKAMVYVIYACMYASIFLITIMSVERFLAVRYPFTSATWRKKQMLNKILLVVWLVSFLLSIPVIITQVLGENNGQKQCLYREYKSNTQEAVLLLLESLVGFVIPFCILVLCYGCLYSRITQMSFRSKRKSTVLIASVVVVFALCWIPHHITNLLSLVYLVLEDSEEGKIIEDVVNAMHLISSSLVFVSSTMNPVLYVFAARSFRTSLRETGIHKLFRHLSSTATGEGNRELSFVSKRQSSQTNTSQCCMESKAQIDLLVDICNNAATDENV; from the coding sequence ATGAATGTTACTGGTGTAAAGGTTCTCGAACAGGAAGAGAAGATGGAGGTGGACCCAGGTATTGTGGGAGCCTGTGTGATCATGGCTGTGTGCTTTGTAGTGGGGACTCCGGGGAACCTGCTGGTCGTGTGGACCATCATGAAGCACGTGAAGCAGCGCTCTCACACCGTGTTGCTCATCATGCACCTGGCTGTTGCTGACTTGCTGGTAGTCTTCACCCTGCCTTTGTGGATCTACTCTCTGGCTTGGTCCtgggtgttcagtgaggttgtgTGCAAGGCCATGGTGTATGTCATCTACGCCTGCATGTATGCTAGCATCTTCCTGATCACCATCATGAGTGTGGAGCGCTTCCTGGCCGTCAGGTACCCCTTCACCTCGGCCACCTGGAGAAAGAAGCAGATGTTAAATAAGATCTTGCTGGTCGTATGGTTGGTGTCCTTTCTTCTCAGCATCCCAGTAATAATCACTCAGGTCTTGGGTGAAAATAATGGACAAAAGCAGTGCCTGTACCGGGAGTATAAATCCAATACACAGGAGGCTGTGCTTCTGCTCTTGGAGTCTCTTGTGGGATTTGTGATCCCCTTCTGCATCCTGGTACTCTGTTACGGCTGCCTCTACAGTCGAATCACACAGATGAGCTTCAGGTCCAAGCGCAAATCTACAGTGCTGATTGCCAGTGTCGTCGTAGTGTTTGCTCTCTGCTGGATCCCACACCACATCACCAACCTTCTGTCCTTGGTGTACCTTGTCCTCGAGGACTCCGAAGAGGGAAAAATAATTGAAGATGTTGTGAATGCCATGCACTTGATCTCTAGCTCACTGGTCTTTGTGAGCAGCACCATGAATCCAGTGCTGTATGTTTTCGCAGCACGGAGCTTTCGCACCTCACTGAGGGAAACAGGTATCCACAAGCTGTTCCGCCACCTGTCCAGCACAGCGACGGGCGAAGGAAATAGAGAACTGTCATTTGTGTCCAAAAGGCAAAGCTCTCAGACCAACACTTCTCAGTGCTGCATGGAGTCCAAAGCACAAATAGACCTACTTGTGGATATATGCAACAATGCTGCCACTGATGAGAATGTGTGA
- the si:dkey-148a17.5 gene encoding leukotriene B4 receptor 1: protein MNSSSYSSYNSTVSGDEWATAGGAVACVILSVCFVVGTPGNLLVMWTIMRHVKQRSHTLLLIMHLAVADMLVVVTLPLWIYSLAWSWVFGEAACKAMVYVIYACMYASVFLITIMSVERYLSVRYPFKMLHWKNSNAMNLILAGGWTLALLLGLPAFLTQSLNESMDGVQHCFFSEFGSVALEVFCACLETLIGFVIPFLTLAVCYVQVAAQLRQMHKKNKQKSAFLVSGVVVAFALCWLPHHVMNVINVAQLLGAHSEKLAEVSEAAVFISGALTFISSSVNPMLYAFAARNFQGSLRKSAMAKLFQEIASYTVQLRGAELQTSDCLDQDTLKKESAADV, encoded by the coding sequence ATGAACAGCTCGTCTTACTCCagctataacagcacagtctcgGGGGATGAATGGGCCACTGCGGGGGGAGCTGTGGCGTGCGTGATCCTGTCTGTGTGCTTTGTGGTGGGGACTCCAGGGAACCTGCTGGTCATGTGGACCATCATGAGGCACGTGAAGCAGCGCTCTCATACTCTGCTGCTCATCATGCACCTGGCTGTTGCTGACATGCTGGTAGTTGTGACCCTGCCTCTGTGGATCTACTCGCTGGCTTGGTCCTGGGTTTTTGGTGAGGCTGCGTGCAAGGCCATGGTGTATGTCATCTATGCCTGCATGTATGCCAGTGTTTTTCTGATCACTATTATGAGTGTGGAGCGCTATTTGTCTGTGAGGTACCCTTTCAAGATGCTGCACTGGAAAAACAGCAATGCTATGAATCTAATTCTGGCTGGGGGGTGGACCCTGGCACTCCTGCTAGGACTGCCAGCATTTTTGACCCAGTCTCTTAATGAGAGCATGGATGGTGTTCAGCACTGCTTCTTCTCAGAGTTTGGTTCAGTGGCCCTGGAGGTCTTTTGTGCATGTTTGGAGACACTGATTGGCTTTGTTATCCCATTTCTCACCCTGGCTGTGTGCTATGTCCAGGTGGCAGCTCAACTTCGCCAGATGCACaaaaagaataaacagaaaTCCGCCTTCCTCGTCAGTGGCGTGGTGGTGGCCTTCGCTCTGTGCTGGCTGCCCCATCATGTTATGAATGTCATTAATGTAGCACAGCTGCTCGGAGCACACTCAGAAAAACTGGCAGAAGTCTCAGAAGCAGCAGTGTTCATCTCTGGAGCGCTGACATTCATTAGCAGCTCAGTGAACCCAATGCTTTATGCTTTTGCTGCCAGAAACTTCCAGGGTAGTCTGAGGAAGTCAGCGATGGCCAAGCTGTTCCAGGAAATTGCTTCATATACTGTCCAGTTAAGAGGGGCAGAGCTCCAAACCTCTGACTGTTTGGACCAGGACACACTCAAAAAAGAGTCTGCAGCAGATGTCTAA